A genome region from Bradyrhizobium sp. WSM1417 includes the following:
- a CDS encoding septal ring lytic transglycosylase RlpA family protein, whose protein sequence is MGIRRSDSVLRAARVAAAAATCLALANCASSNKFASRVDPKYGVSSSPRVVALGDPVPKGGGAYRVGKPYVVGGRTYVPEEDVNYRAEGMASWYGDDFHGRLTANGEVFDMGSLTAAHPTLPMPSYARVTNVSNGKSLIVRVNDRGPYHGNRLIDVSNKAAELLEFKGNGIAKVRVEYVGRAPLEGSDDRQLMATLRTGTPAPSPSMVRVASARPFVPELPSSNRGAMRGEVPTPEGRPYNLGNTSADMASLSATSEMSASSRNRGRALQNARAVSYDGDGRYATDSTPSGAYASDGAAEARGILSGRGLY, encoded by the coding sequence ATGGGGATCCGACGGTCAGATTCGGTTTTGCGGGCCGCGCGCGTTGCTGCGGCGGCCGCGACCTGCCTTGCGCTCGCCAATTGCGCCTCCTCCAACAAATTCGCCAGCCGGGTCGATCCGAAATACGGCGTGTCCTCGAGCCCCCGGGTCGTGGCTTTGGGCGATCCGGTCCCGAAGGGCGGCGGCGCCTACCGCGTCGGCAAGCCCTACGTGGTGGGCGGCCGGACCTATGTGCCCGAAGAGGACGTCAACTACCGCGCCGAGGGCATGGCGTCCTGGTACGGCGACGATTTCCACGGCCGCCTGACCGCCAATGGCGAAGTGTTCGACATGGGCTCGCTGACCGCGGCGCATCCGACCCTGCCGATGCCGTCCTATGCGCGGGTGACCAACGTCTCGAACGGCAAGTCGCTGATCGTCCGCGTCAATGACCGCGGGCCCTATCACGGCAACCGGCTCATCGACGTCTCGAACAAGGCCGCCGAACTGCTTGAATTCAAAGGCAATGGCATCGCCAAGGTCCGTGTCGAATATGTCGGCCGGGCGCCGCTGGAAGGCTCTGACGACCGCCAGCTGATGGCCACCTTGCGCACCGGGACCCCGGCGCCTTCGCCCTCGATGGTCCGGGTCGCCTCGGCGAGGCCGTTCGTGCCGGAGCTGCCGTCCTCGAACCGCGGCGCCATGCGCGGAGAAGTTCCGACGCCGGAGGGACGGCCCTACAATCTCGGCAACACCTCCGCCGACATGGCTTCACTCAGTGCGACCTCGGAAATGTCGGCCTCGAGCCGCAACCGGGGCCGGGCGCTCCAGAACGCCCGCGCCGTGTCCTATGACGGGGACGGCCGCTATGCGACCGACAGCACACCGTCCGGCGCCTACGCCTCGGACGGCGCTGCCGAGGCCCGGGGCATCCTGAGCGGCCGCGGCCTCTACTAG